A genome region from Streptomyces antimycoticus includes the following:
- a CDS encoding NAD-dependent epimerase/dehydratase family protein, with the protein MTTVFVTGANGYIGQAVCTRFQIADHSVVGLVRGSGAAKALSARGITPLVGSLDDAHTLAEAARAADLVVDTASADHADSTRALLDALAGTGKTYIRTSGTGVYTDLAHGELNERIFTEETEHSPAEVVATRWATDRMVREAADRGIRTIVLRPSMIYGDGASEQLPLLIRQAISSGRSLYVGRGDNRWGNVYLADLAEAYLLAAEKAVAGSVYNLAAGEARMGDIARAVAQGLLGVEEAESCEPHVAYAAFGRRWVDVALSSNSRVDSGKARVELGWHPQGPDLLDDLVSGSYRRLWAHKADPHDHVVSASRD; encoded by the coding sequence ATGACCACAGTTTTCGTCACCGGAGCCAATGGCTACATCGGCCAGGCCGTCTGCACCCGGTTTCAGATCGCCGACCACTCGGTAGTCGGACTGGTACGCGGCAGCGGTGCGGCCAAGGCTCTCAGCGCGCGTGGGATCACACCGCTCGTCGGAAGCCTCGATGACGCTCATACCCTGGCCGAGGCGGCCCGGGCCGCCGATCTCGTCGTGGACACCGCCAGCGCCGACCACGCGGACTCCACCAGGGCACTGCTGGACGCGCTCGCCGGAACGGGCAAGACCTATATCCGTACCAGTGGTACAGGCGTCTACACGGATCTGGCGCACGGCGAACTGAACGAGCGGATTTTCACCGAGGAGACCGAGCATTCTCCGGCGGAGGTGGTCGCGACACGGTGGGCAACCGACCGGATGGTGCGGGAAGCGGCCGACCGTGGCATACGCACCATCGTCCTGCGGCCGTCCATGATCTACGGTGACGGGGCCAGCGAACAGTTGCCACTGCTCATCCGCCAGGCCATCTCCTCCGGCCGCAGCTTGTACGTCGGGCGGGGCGACAACCGTTGGGGCAACGTCTATCTGGCCGACCTCGCCGAGGCATACCTGCTGGCGGCGGAGAAGGCGGTTGCAGGCAGCGTGTACAACCTCGCGGCCGGCGAAGCCCGTATGGGCGACATCGCACGCGCGGTGGCCCAAGGGCTTCTCGGCGTCGAGGAGGCCGAGTCCTGCGAGCCGCACGTAGCCTACGCGGCCTTCGGCCGGCGGTGGGTCGACGTGGCGTTGTCCAGCAACAGCCGGGTGGACTCCGGTAAGGCACGCGTGGAACTCGGGTGGCACCCTCAGGGCCCCGACCTGCTGGACGACCTGGTGTCGGGCTCCTACCGGCGGCTGTGGGCCCACAAGGCGGACCCGCATGACCACGTTGTGTCGGCGAGCCGGGACTGA
- a CDS encoding sugar ABC transporter substrate-binding protein, with amino-acid sequence MNRLLSRRGAIAATAALLFIGTAACGTGSRSGKQLTIGFAAPVLANSYWKANADFTRRMGAQLGVKVIVADAQEREDSQLKNVQDLIAQGVDGIVFGPTTAEIGPALLRACQRAGIVCGAAARKPGIEPSRESDSYYAGYVVGNDTGDGAAGATALSDAGCKKVVAMSGLQGNSTADARLNGFTKKARDLGLTILGTPQRPVELPESGLKATQNFLARFPGPRFDCLWAFNDGSAIGAIRALSAARAQKVKVASIDGTAEGVKAIKSGRMLVSPGGEFINGGLALIAVYDTIKGHPRANRAVVLNTLRVTRGNVDAYQREFIDRLPRYDARKLSKARNPSAAEDGLKIVFGP; translated from the coding sequence ATGAACAGACTTCTGTCGCGCCGCGGGGCCATCGCCGCGACGGCCGCCCTGCTCTTCATAGGAACCGCCGCATGCGGCACCGGGAGCCGGAGCGGTAAGCAACTCACCATCGGCTTCGCCGCTCCGGTCCTGGCGAATTCCTACTGGAAGGCCAACGCGGACTTTACCCGGAGGATGGGCGCGCAGTTGGGTGTGAAGGTGATCGTGGCGGACGCTCAAGAGAGGGAAGATTCCCAGCTCAAGAATGTTCAGGACCTCATCGCCCAAGGCGTCGACGGAATCGTCTTCGGTCCGACGACCGCGGAGATCGGACCGGCACTCCTCAGGGCATGCCAGCGGGCCGGAATCGTCTGCGGGGCCGCGGCCCGTAAGCCGGGGATAGAGCCGAGCAGGGAGAGTGATTCATATTACGCGGGCTACGTCGTGGGGAACGACACCGGCGACGGGGCGGCCGGGGCGACGGCGCTCAGCGACGCCGGCTGCAAGAAGGTCGTGGCCATGAGTGGCCTACAGGGCAATTCGACGGCGGACGCGCGACTGAACGGCTTCACGAAGAAAGCACGAGACCTGGGCCTGACCATCCTCGGCACCCCACAGCGCCCCGTGGAGTTGCCCGAATCCGGTCTCAAGGCGACGCAGAACTTCCTCGCCAGGTTTCCCGGCCCCCGTTTCGACTGCCTCTGGGCCTTCAACGACGGCTCGGCCATCGGTGCCATCCGGGCATTGAGCGCTGCCAGGGCCCAGAAGGTGAAGGTCGCGAGCATCGACGGTACCGCCGAGGGGGTCAAGGCCATCAAGAGCGGACGCATGCTCGTCTCGCCGGGTGGCGAGTTCATCAACGGTGGCCTGGCGCTGATCGCCGTATACGACACCATCAAGGGCCATCCCCGGGCGAACCGGGCCGTGGTTCTGAACACCTTGCGGGTGACCAGGGGCAATGTCGACGCCTATCAGCGTGAATTCATCGACCGGCTTCCCCGCTACGACGCCAGAAAGCTGTCCAAGGCCCGCAATCCCTCGGCCGCCGAAGACGGCCTGAAGATCGTCTTCGGACCCTAG
- a CDS encoding ABC transporter permease: MTKMMESSPQDRGTATDEDTPRQPSALTGPRRLTGMSRALPLAGLGLLIIVYTIAAGDRFMTVNNWANLVQQASVVAIIGFGLTFVVIAGSIDLSVGSVAAFSGMAAAMTATGHGSFMGVAAGLGVGAVCGLVNGVLCSIFKVPSFIVTLGMLSVARGLTIVVSDSRSEPVSGALAWMGVAPGIYIALGCAFVAAFVLMNGTTFGRYTRSIGGEERVSALSGVPVRLVKVAAFVVSGLLAGLGGVVLGGQLGIATAQAATGFELSAIAAVVLGGTPLTGGIGNVWNTAIGAFIIVVLNNGLVILGVAPEVQQVIQGVILVLAVFVALDRSKIGIIK, translated from the coding sequence ATGACGAAGATGATGGAAAGTTCCCCGCAGGACCGCGGCACGGCCACGGATGAGGATACGCCGCGTCAACCCTCGGCGCTGACCGGACCCCGGCGGCTGACCGGTATGAGCCGAGCCCTGCCGCTGGCCGGACTCGGCCTGCTCATTATCGTGTACACCATCGCGGCCGGCGACCGGTTCATGACGGTCAACAATTGGGCGAACCTCGTACAACAGGCCAGCGTGGTAGCCATCATCGGATTCGGCCTCACATTCGTCGTCATTGCCGGTTCGATCGATCTGTCCGTCGGGTCGGTGGCCGCCTTCTCGGGAATGGCCGCCGCCATGACGGCCACGGGCCACGGAAGTTTCATGGGCGTCGCGGCGGGCCTGGGGGTCGGGGCCGTCTGCGGATTGGTGAACGGGGTGCTCTGTAGCATTTTCAAGGTCCCGTCCTTCATCGTGACGCTGGGGATGCTGTCGGTGGCCCGCGGACTCACGATCGTCGTATCCGATTCCCGCTCCGAGCCGGTGAGTGGCGCGTTGGCCTGGATGGGCGTCGCACCGGGCATCTACATCGCACTTGGCTGCGCGTTCGTGGCGGCATTCGTGCTCATGAACGGAACCACCTTCGGCCGCTACACGCGGTCGATCGGAGGCGAGGAGCGGGTCTCGGCACTGTCCGGGGTTCCGGTGCGCCTGGTGAAGGTGGCGGCCTTCGTGGTCTCCGGCCTGCTGGCCGGTCTCGGTGGTGTCGTTCTCGGCGGCCAGCTCGGCATAGCGACTGCCCAGGCGGCCACGGGTTTCGAACTGTCGGCGATCGCGGCCGTCGTTCTCGGCGGCACCCCTCTGACCGGCGGGATCGGCAATGTGTGGAATACCGCCATCGGCGCCTTCATCATCGTTGTCCTGAACAACGGTCTGGTGATTCTGGGAGTCGCTCCCGAGGTCCAACAGGTGATCCAGGGAGTGATTCTCGTGTTGGCTGTCTTCGTGGCTCTCGACCGGTCCAAGATCGGCATTATCAAATAA
- a CDS encoding sugar ABC transporter ATP-binding protein, with product MTANTSRQVPGTDDPAMVLRGLRRHYPGTKALDWHDDTSLTIDRGRVHGLLGENGAGKSTLLSVIAGLSPLSAGSMELLGQPYAPDSVVRARRSGVEIVLQEPGLVPSLTVAENFLLGRGPVASRAGILLPGRTVRAVGDALQEIAPHISPRTRAGSLSLEDRKLVELARAMHFKPSVLLVDEMSACLGHTRLELLFNALRRLRDDGVAIVYISHYLEEIHRVCDTVTVLKDGRLVETLPARTDTNTLTRLMVGRDVAATLYRTDRTANAGGERVLAVDGLTLANSYRDISFTLRAGEILGIGGLVGCGSQELARTLFGDLRADAGSIAVADAPFAPAGPREAIGRGVAYVPPDRDREGVILRLSILQNILLPTLRKRSRLGLYPGRSDSGISTRMISDLVIRCRGASDVPFHLSGGNRQKIVIAKWLVDPPKVLILHNPTRGIDVGAKSEIYALIQRLAQAGTAILLLSDELPELLGMSDRILVLRRGAMTYEAHREDQPTEELLVSRMI from the coding sequence ATGACGGCCAACACTTCGCGGCAGGTTCCCGGAACGGACGACCCGGCAATGGTGCTGCGTGGACTCCGGCGCCATTACCCCGGAACAAAGGCGCTCGACTGGCACGACGACACATCGCTGACCATCGACCGGGGCCGCGTCCATGGCTTGCTGGGGGAGAACGGAGCCGGCAAGTCGACACTGCTCAGTGTCATAGCCGGGCTGTCACCGTTGTCGGCCGGATCGATGGAGCTGCTCGGGCAGCCCTACGCCCCTGACAGCGTGGTGCGGGCCCGCCGGAGCGGGGTCGAGATCGTGCTACAGGAGCCTGGCCTCGTCCCCTCGCTCACTGTGGCCGAGAACTTCCTCCTCGGCCGGGGGCCGGTGGCCTCCCGGGCCGGGATCCTACTGCCGGGCAGGACCGTCCGCGCGGTCGGGGACGCGCTCCAGGAGATCGCCCCACATATCTCACCGCGCACCCGTGCGGGCAGCCTCAGCCTGGAGGACCGCAAGCTGGTGGAGCTTGCCCGCGCCATGCACTTCAAGCCCAGTGTCCTGCTCGTCGACGAGATGAGCGCCTGCCTCGGCCACACCCGGCTCGAACTGCTCTTCAACGCCCTGCGCAGGCTCAGGGACGACGGTGTCGCCATCGTCTACATCTCCCACTACCTGGAGGAGATCCACCGTGTCTGCGACACCGTCACGGTCCTCAAGGACGGCCGTCTCGTGGAGACTCTGCCGGCCCGGACGGACACGAACACGCTGACCCGTCTGATGGTCGGCAGGGACGTCGCCGCCACGCTGTACCGGACGGACAGGACCGCCAACGCCGGGGGTGAGCGGGTGCTGGCGGTCGACGGTCTCACGCTCGCCAACTCCTACCGTGACATCAGTTTCACCCTGCGGGCCGGGGAGATCCTCGGTATCGGTGGCCTGGTCGGCTGCGGGTCGCAAGAGCTGGCCAGGACACTCTTCGGTGACCTTCGAGCCGACGCCGGCAGTATCGCCGTCGCCGATGCTCCGTTCGCCCCGGCGGGCCCTCGTGAGGCGATCGGGCGAGGGGTGGCGTACGTTCCGCCGGACCGTGACCGCGAAGGGGTGATACTGCGGCTCTCGATCCTGCAGAACATCCTGCTGCCCACGCTGCGGAAGAGATCGCGGCTGGGCCTCTATCCGGGACGGTCGGACAGCGGGATCTCCACCCGGATGATCAGCGATCTGGTCATCCGCTGCCGCGGAGCGAGCGACGTGCCGTTCCATCTCTCCGGCGGCAACCGCCAAAAGATCGTCATCGCGAAGTGGCTGGTGGATCCGCCGAAGGTGCTGATCCTCCACAACCCCACGCGAGGAATCGACGTCGGGGCGAAGTCGGAGATCTACGCGCTCATCCAGCGCCTGGCCCAAGCCGGAACGGCAATCCTCTTGCTGTCCGACGAGCTCCCGGAGCTGCTGGGTATGAGCGACCGCATTCTCGTCCTGCGCAGGGGCGCCATGACCTACGAAGCGCATCGTGAGGATCAGCCGACGGAAGAACTACTCGTCTCCCGGATGATCTGA
- a CDS encoding flavin-containing monooxygenase produces the protein MTSSNAYHADPRAIAESWLRQFGTSLTPGNDLSLHFAPECYWRDLLSFTGDLRTFSGTQVSEELTRRQPKAKATAFRLAEGRTEPRVVERNGVTSVEAIFEFDVLAGSGIGVVRLVDVPGQGYRARNLFTSLDQLAGHPEHIGDNRPLGKADSTKFEGPNWLDRRQTAIAYEDRDPQVLIVGGGQTGLALAARLGQLDVDTLIVDTHERPGDNWRKRYHSLTLHNAVWLNDMPYMPFPPTWPVFVPKDKLAGWFESYVDAMEINFWGSSTFEHGTYDEDAGTWEVRIRRADGSVRVLRPHHVVLATGVSGIPYVPTLPGLDEFQGEVIHSSAYTNGAEHTGKRVIVIGTGNSGHDVAQDLHANGATVMMVQRRSTTVASIDPSAAAADASYLTAPTIEDSDLIGLSVPYPDMYAGSQALTATMKELDQDLVAALEAAGFRTDYGEEDSGFQMKYMTRGGGYYLNVGCAELIISREIGLIQFADADGFTAEGLRMSDGTVVEADLVVLATGYQSQQEGVRRLMGDEVADVVGPIWGYDDEGEVRNMWRRTAQRGLWFSAGNFQMCRTYSKVLAMQLRQELDAAR, from the coding sequence ATGACCTCATCGAACGCCTACCACGCCGATCCGCGCGCCATAGCCGAGTCCTGGTTGCGACAGTTCGGCACCTCTCTGACGCCGGGAAACGACCTGTCGCTCCATTTCGCGCCCGAGTGTTACTGGCGTGATCTGCTGTCGTTCACCGGGGACCTGCGGACCTTTTCCGGCACTCAGGTGTCCGAGGAACTGACGCGGCGTCAGCCCAAGGCGAAGGCCACTGCCTTCCGGCTCGCGGAGGGCCGGACCGAACCGCGCGTGGTCGAGCGGAACGGTGTGACCAGCGTGGAAGCCATCTTCGAGTTCGACGTCCTCGCCGGATCGGGTATCGGCGTGGTCCGGCTCGTCGATGTCCCCGGACAGGGGTACCGCGCCCGGAACCTTTTCACTTCGCTGGACCAGCTCGCCGGGCATCCGGAGCACATCGGCGACAATCGCCCGCTGGGAAAGGCGGACTCCACGAAGTTCGAAGGCCCCAACTGGCTCGACCGCCGACAGACGGCCATAGCCTACGAGGACCGCGATCCCCAGGTACTGATCGTGGGAGGCGGCCAGACCGGACTGGCGCTGGCCGCGCGGCTCGGTCAGCTCGATGTGGACACCCTCATCGTCGATACACATGAGCGCCCGGGGGACAACTGGCGCAAGCGCTACCACTCACTGACCCTGCACAACGCCGTATGGCTCAACGACATGCCATACATGCCGTTCCCACCGACCTGGCCGGTGTTCGTGCCGAAGGACAAGCTCGCGGGATGGTTCGAATCGTACGTCGACGCCATGGAAATCAACTTCTGGGGCTCATCCACGTTCGAGCACGGCACCTATGACGAGGACGCCGGCACGTGGGAGGTGCGCATCCGCCGAGCGGACGGCAGCGTGCGCGTCCTACGGCCACACCACGTCGTGCTCGCCACCGGGGTGAGCGGCATCCCGTACGTGCCCACGCTCCCCGGACTGGACGAGTTCCAGGGAGAGGTCATCCACTCCAGCGCCTACACCAACGGGGCGGAGCACACCGGCAAGCGCGTGATCGTCATCGGCACGGGAAACAGCGGACACGATGTCGCCCAGGACCTTCATGCCAACGGTGCGACGGTGATGATGGTGCAACGGCGCTCGACCACCGTGGCCAGCATCGACCCGAGCGCCGCCGCCGCGGACGCGAGTTACCTGACCGCTCCCACGATCGAGGACAGCGACCTCATCGGTCTTTCCGTGCCGTACCCCGACATGTACGCCGGGAGCCAGGCGCTCACCGCCACGATGAAGGAGCTCGACCAAGACCTCGTCGCGGCGCTGGAAGCAGCGGGCTTCCGTACGGACTACGGTGAAGAAGACTCCGGATTCCAGATGAAGTACATGACACGCGGAGGCGGTTACTACCTCAACGTGGGATGCGCGGAACTCATCATCTCCCGGGAGATCGGGCTCATCCAGTTCGCGGACGCCGACGGCTTCACCGCTGAGGGGCTTCGGATGAGCGACGGGACGGTGGTCGAGGCTGATCTGGTGGTGCTCGCCACCGGCTACCAGAGCCAGCAGGAGGGCGTCCGCCGGCTGATGGGGGACGAGGTCGCCGATGTCGTCGGCCCGATCTGGGGCTACGACGACGAGGGCGAAGTACGCAACATGTGGCGTCGTACCGCCCAGCGCGGGCTGTGGTTCTCCGCCGGCAACTTCCAGATGTGCCGCACCTACTCCAAGGTGCTGGCGATGCAGCTCCGGCAAGAGCTGGACGCGGCTCGCTGA
- a CDS encoding SDR family oxidoreductase produces MSRSTTLVVGAHGVIGGAVVRRLVAEGRHVVTLARRGTVRLEDGTEIEDHVQVDLLDASAARAGLGSRADITEIVYAGYTERETMAATVAPNVAMLRHVLDAVHASPSELRQVVLIGGGKSYGEHLGVYKTPAKESDPRFLGPIFYNDQEDLLYEDAKRHGYAWTVLRPDAVIGLSFGSPMNMLTGVAVYAGVCRHLGVPLRFPGTLRTWSALHQATDASVIAGAVHWALESAAARGEVFNVTNGDHFRWQHLWPEIGAFFGMETAPPQPMSLAEHMADKGGVWDDIVARHRLRPEPMEHLAAWLFVDGWFSMEADMVQSTIKIRQAGFADCRDTHESFLGNLARLRELSIIP; encoded by the coding sequence ATGAGCCGTTCCACCACACTGGTCGTCGGCGCGCACGGTGTGATCGGAGGTGCCGTGGTGCGCCGTCTGGTCGCGGAGGGGCGTCACGTCGTCACTCTCGCCCGCCGTGGCACGGTCCGGCTCGAGGACGGAACCGAGATCGAGGACCACGTCCAGGTCGACCTGCTGGACGCGTCCGCGGCGCGGGCCGGGCTCGGCAGCCGGGCCGACATCACCGAAATCGTCTACGCCGGCTACACGGAACGCGAGACGATGGCGGCCACGGTGGCGCCGAACGTGGCCATGCTCCGGCATGTGCTCGATGCCGTTCACGCGTCGCCGTCCGAACTCCGACAGGTCGTGCTGATCGGCGGGGGCAAGTCCTACGGGGAGCATCTGGGCGTCTACAAGACCCCGGCGAAGGAGTCGGACCCCCGATTCCTCGGCCCGATCTTCTACAACGACCAGGAAGATCTCCTCTACGAGGACGCGAAGCGGCACGGATACGCATGGACAGTCCTGCGGCCGGATGCCGTCATCGGGCTGAGCTTCGGCTCACCGATGAACATGCTCACGGGCGTGGCCGTCTACGCCGGCGTCTGCCGGCACCTGGGCGTCCCGCTGCGTTTCCCCGGCACTCTCCGGACGTGGTCCGCGCTGCATCAGGCCACCGATGCCTCGGTCATCGCCGGAGCCGTCCACTGGGCCCTGGAATCGGCGGCGGCCCGCGGTGAGGTGTTCAACGTGACCAATGGTGACCACTTCCGATGGCAACACCTGTGGCCGGAGATCGGCGCGTTCTTCGGAATGGAGACCGCTCCGCCGCAGCCGATGTCGCTGGCCGAGCACATGGCCGACAAGGGTGGCGTGTGGGACGACATCGTCGCTCGTCACCGGCTCCGGCCCGAACCGATGGAGCACCTCGCGGCCTGGCTCTTCGTCGACGGGTGGTTCTCGATGGAAGCGGACATGGTCCAGAGCACCATCAAGATCCGGCAGGCCGGCTTCGCCGACTGCCGGGACACCCACGAGAGCTTCCTCGGCAACCTCGCGCGGCTGCGCGAGCTGTCCATCATCCCCTGA
- a CDS encoding NAD-dependent succinate-semialdehyde dehydrogenase, with translation MTPPQQLAEQQSVDASAHLAAVPKQLFIGGQWIQSSTGGGPLSVEDPARGHTIAEVADAGVEDAVAALDAAVAAQPAWAAWPPRRRAEILRRAYDLMVDRAAALAAIMTAEMGKPYQQALAEVEYAAGYLRWYSEEAVRVNGRFAVPENGVGRIVTMGQPVGPCLFVTPWNFPLAMGTRKIGPALAAGCTCVIKPASQTPLSMLALAAIFEEAGLPPGVLNVFVSGSSSRTVGALMKDARLRKISFTGSTEIGRLLVRQSADQLLRVSMELGGNAPFIVFPDADIEAAVDGAMIAKLRNNGEACTSANRFYVHREVIGEFAEALAERFRSLRVGPGLELSSDVGPLIDGVQRTKVADLVRDATEKGGRLVVGGGIPDRPGYFIEPTVVSDVPEDARVLTEEIFGPFAPVVAFETEPDVIQRANASEFGLAAYVYTKDLDRAMRVAELLETGMVAVNQGMVSNVAAPFGGVKQSGFGREGGPEGIAEYLETKYVALNAGTPPTTEAIR, from the coding sequence GTGACACCTCCTCAGCAACTTGCCGAACAACAGTCCGTTGACGCCTCGGCGCACCTCGCGGCCGTCCCCAAACAGCTCTTCATCGGCGGTCAGTGGATCCAGTCGAGCACCGGTGGAGGACCGCTGTCGGTGGAGGACCCCGCGCGGGGCCACACCATCGCGGAGGTGGCTGACGCGGGCGTCGAGGACGCCGTGGCCGCGCTCGACGCCGCCGTTGCGGCGCAACCGGCTTGGGCCGCGTGGCCCCCGCGGCGCCGGGCGGAGATCCTGCGGCGCGCCTACGACCTGATGGTGGACCGTGCCGCCGCGCTGGCCGCCATCATGACGGCGGAGATGGGGAAGCCCTACCAGCAGGCCCTGGCGGAGGTGGAATACGCCGCGGGTTACCTGCGCTGGTACTCGGAGGAGGCCGTGCGGGTCAACGGGCGGTTCGCCGTTCCGGAGAACGGGGTCGGCCGCATCGTCACCATGGGGCAGCCGGTGGGCCCCTGCCTCTTCGTGACGCCGTGGAACTTCCCCCTCGCCATGGGTACCCGCAAGATCGGGCCCGCGCTGGCCGCGGGATGCACCTGTGTCATCAAGCCGGCGTCGCAGACGCCGCTGAGCATGCTTGCGCTCGCCGCGATCTTCGAGGAGGCCGGTCTTCCGCCCGGCGTCCTGAACGTGTTCGTCAGCGGCAGCTCGTCGCGCACGGTCGGCGCGCTGATGAAGGACGCGCGGCTGCGCAAGATCTCCTTCACTGGGTCGACCGAGATCGGGCGACTGCTGGTCAGGCAGTCGGCCGACCAATTGCTACGAGTCTCGATGGAACTCGGCGGCAACGCACCGTTCATCGTCTTCCCGGACGCCGACATCGAGGCGGCCGTCGACGGGGCGATGATCGCGAAGTTGCGGAACAACGGTGAGGCATGCACCAGTGCCAACCGGTTCTATGTGCACCGCGAGGTGATCGGCGAATTCGCCGAGGCACTCGCCGAGCGTTTCCGTTCCCTGCGGGTTGGGCCCGGCCTGGAGCTGTCCAGCGACGTGGGCCCGCTCATCGACGGCGTACAGCGTACGAAGGTGGCCGATCTGGTCCGGGACGCGACCGAGAAGGGCGGTCGGCTGGTTGTCGGCGGTGGAATCCCCGACCGGCCGGGATATTTCATCGAGCCGACCGTGGTCTCGGACGTCCCCGAGGACGCGCGGGTGCTGACCGAGGAGATCTTCGGGCCCTTCGCTCCCGTGGTCGCGTTCGAGACGGAACCGGACGTGATCCAGCGTGCGAATGCCAGTGAGTTCGGGCTCGCCGCGTACGTCTACACCAAGGACCTGGACAGGGCCATGCGTGTCGCCGAGCTCCTTGAGACCGGAATGGTGGCCGTCAACCAAGGCATGGTGTCGAACGTGGCCGCGCCCTTCGGCGGGGTGAAGCAGTCCGGGTTCGGGCGTGAAGGCGGCCCCGAGGGCATCGCGGAGTACCTGGAGACCAAGTATGTGGCGCTGAACGCCGGCACCCCTCCGACCACGGAGGCTATTCGATGA
- a CDS encoding ABC transporter permease subunit, with the protein MNDIVAAERERAVDSSRPTAPKRMRLHAGLSTLADRLGVAIALIVLVVLFALVAPYFLTVVNLLDVARQISVTAILGAGLTFVIMTAGIDLSVGSAVGVTAFAAVSLTLNGAPAPLALAVALLAGFAVGLINGVLVAKLGLAAFIVTLAALTYLRGVTYVGTGGTTMFSTHLSYSVLGQGSILGIPVPIVVMAAVFAIGWYVLERTVFGRWVHAVGGNAEAARLAGIPVRRVLVTVYVISGLCAGIGGMLSSAKLQSAVPDLGTGYELSAIAAVVLGGTSLMGGRGSLIGTLVGAAIIGVLVNGLTLLDVSSFYQQIIQGVVIVMAVGLDRLRTRNAITEGV; encoded by the coding sequence ATGAACGACATCGTGGCCGCTGAACGTGAGCGTGCGGTCGACTCGTCACGACCGACCGCACCCAAGCGCATGCGCCTGCATGCCGGCCTTTCCACTCTTGCCGACCGCCTCGGCGTCGCCATCGCGCTCATCGTCCTGGTGGTGCTCTTCGCCCTGGTCGCGCCCTATTTCCTCACCGTGGTGAATCTTCTGGACGTCGCGCGTCAGATCTCGGTGACCGCGATCCTCGGCGCCGGTCTGACGTTCGTCATCATGACGGCCGGCATCGATCTCTCGGTGGGATCGGCCGTCGGGGTCACCGCGTTCGCCGCCGTCTCACTCACCCTCAACGGCGCCCCCGCCCCCCTGGCCCTGGCCGTCGCCCTGCTGGCCGGGTTCGCGGTCGGCCTGATCAACGGCGTGCTCGTGGCCAAGCTGGGCCTGGCGGCGTTCATCGTGACGCTCGCGGCGCTGACCTATCTGCGCGGTGTCACCTATGTCGGTACCGGTGGCACCACCATGTTCTCCACACATCTCAGCTACTCGGTGCTGGGCCAGGGCTCGATTCTCGGCATTCCGGTGCCCATCGTCGTCATGGCCGCCGTGTTCGCCATCGGCTGGTACGTGCTGGAGCGAACCGTTTTCGGGCGCTGGGTGCACGCCGTGGGAGGGAACGCTGAGGCCGCACGCCTGGCAGGCATACCGGTGCGACGGGTTCTGGTGACCGTCTATGTCATCTCCGGTCTGTGCGCCGGCATCGGCGGGATGCTCTCCTCCGCCAAGCTCCAAAGTGCCGTCCCCGACCTCGGCACCGGCTACGAGCTCTCCGCCATCGCCGCCGTCGTCCTCGGCGGGACGTCCCTCATGGGCGGACGCGGATCGCTCATCGGCACGCTCGTGGGCGCGGCCATCATCGGCGTCCTCGTCAACGGTCTGACGCTGCTCGATGTGTCGTCCTTCTACCAGCAGATCATCCAGGGAGTCGTCATCGTGATGGCCGTCGGCCTTGACAGGTTGAGGACTCGCAACGCCATCACCGAAGGGGTATAA